From the Manihot esculenta cultivar AM560-2 chromosome 3, M.esculenta_v8, whole genome shotgun sequence genome, one window contains:
- the LOC110611368 gene encoding calmodulin-binding transcription activator 1 isoform X1, with protein MAETRRYFPNQPLDLEQILEEAKHRWLRPNEILEILRNYQRFKLTPEPPIQPSAGSLFLFDRKALRYFRKDGHRWRKKKDGKTVREAHEKLKAGSVDVLHCYYAHGEDNDSFQRRCYWMLDGKLEHIVLVHYREVKEGYRSGVSHLLADRGTQVESPQPISAPSIAQTSSPAFTAQMSFASNPNEIERNGQTLSSEFEDVDSRDNVGACLTEQKIGSVSHNASLLAAEVEGFTMLSTNGVKFDHSTESSLWAEIPGSSKNAYHVHDQKFYVGQPRGADVITRKLTYSRIDSDVPDSVATGDRLINDVDDQAQAAIPQRSIQEHDFKLVPNSQFHDHSGSQTAASIAQVDNKPKDGGASTNELGELKKLDSFGRWMDKEIGGDCDDSLMASDSGNYWNTLGTENEDKEVSSLSHHMQLDIESLGPSLSQEQLFSIRDFSPDWAYSGVETKVLIVGTFLGSKKFSSETKWGCMFGEIEVSAEVLTDNVIRCQAPLHATGQVPFYVTCRNRLACSEVREFEYRENASRVASISNSSLQEEEQRFLVRLAKLLHLGLEKKWLNCSIERCSKCKIRSTLYSMRNNIDNELARAKESWMVSEVNFTDARDKFIQSLLSDKLFEWLVCKVHGEGKGPDMLDGEGQGVIHLTAGLGYQWAMGLIVAASNNPNFRDAQGRTGLHWASYFGREETVIELVRLGVDPTLVDDPTSAFPGGQTAADLASSQGHKGIAGFLAEAFLTSHLSSLNIKENITDTIDATIAAEKPTEAAAQVAFPLDGGADDGFSLKGTLAAVRKSTLAAALIQAAYRSSSFRYRQFPKSNDDSEVSLDLAALGPLNKYQRRSDFEDYLHSAAARIQQKYRGWKGRKEFLKIRNRIVKIQAHVRGRQVRRQYKKVIWSVSIVEKAILRWRRKRSGLRGFRLEKLCGDVIQGTEKTDEYEFLRIGRKQKFAGVEKALARVKSMVRDPVARDQYMRLVTKSENLKMNNGEINVSPQDLS; from the exons ATGGCTGAGACTAGAAGATACTTTCCCAATCAACCACTTG ACTTGGAGCAGATATTGGAGGAAGCAAAACACCGTTGGCTTCGTCCGAATGAAATCTTGGAAATACTTCGTAACTATCAGAGGTTTAAATTGACTCCAGAGCCACCCATTCAGCCTTCAG CTGGTTCTTTGTTTCTATTTGATCGAAAAGCACTTCGATATTTTCGTAAAGATGGTCATCGATGgaggaagaaaaaggatggaaaaACTGTTAGAGAAGCTCATGAAAAGTTGAAG GCTGGCAGTGTGGATGTTCTTCATTGTTATTATGCCCATGGGGAGGACAATGACAGCTTTCAGCGGAGATGTTATTGGATGCTTGACGG GAAATTAGAGCATATTGTCCTTGTGCACTACAGAGAAGTAAAGGAG GGATACAGGTCTGGTGTATCTCATTTGCTAGCTGATCGAGGTACCCAGGTTGAAAGCCCTCAACCCATTTCTGCTCCTTCCATTGCACAAACATCCTCACCTGCTTTTACAGCTCAAATGTCTTTTGCATCAAATCCAAATGAAATTGAGCGGAATGGCCAAACATTGTCTTCAGAGTTTGAGGATGTTGATTCCAGAGATAATGTAGGAGCTTGTCTCACAGAACAAAAGATTGGTTCTGTGTCACATAATGCTTCTTTACTTGCAGCTGAAGTTGAAG GATTCACTATGTTATCAACAAATGGAGTGAAATTTGATCACAGCACTGAATCATCTTTGTGGGCTGAAATTCCTGGCTCCAGCAAGAATGCATATCATGTTCATGACCAGAAATTTTACGTTGGACAACCTAGAGGAGCTGATGTTATTACTCGTAAATTGACATATTCTAGAATAGACAGTGATGTTCCAGATTCTGTTGCTACTGGAGACAGATTGATCAATGATGTAGATGACCAAGCACAAGCAGCAATTCCTCAGAGATCAATTCAG GAACATGATTTTAAGTTGGTTCCTAATTCCCAGTTCCATGATCATTCTGGCTCTCAAACAGCTGCTTCTATTGCACAAGTGGATAACAAACCCAAAGATGGTGGTGCAAGTACTAATGAATTAGGAGAGCTAAAAAAACTTGACAGTTTTGGAAGATGGATGGACAAAGAAATTGGTGGAGATTGTGATGATTCTTTGATGGCCTCGGACTCTGGCAATTATTGGAATACGTTGGGTACTGAGAATGAAGATAAGGAAGTATCTAGTTTGTCACACCATATGCAGTTAGATATTGAATCATTGGGTCCTTCTCTTTCCCAGGAACAGTTATTTAGCATTCGAGATTTCTCTCCAGACTGGGCTTATTCTGGTGTTGAAACGAAG GTTCTAATCGTTGGTACATTTTTAGGGAGCAAGAAGTTTTCTAGTGAAACAAAATGGGGCTGTATGTTTGGTGAAATTGAAGTTTCTGCTGAAGTTCTCACAGATAATGTTATCAGATGTCAGGCCCCTCTTCATGCTACTGGGCAGGTCCCATTCTATGTTACCTGTCGTAACAGATTAGCTTGCAGTGAGGTGAGGGAATTCGAATATCGTGAAAATGCATCAAGAGTTGCATCCATATCTAACAGCAGTTTGCAAGAGGAAGAACAGCGCTTCCTAGTGCGTCTAGCAAAGTTGCTGCATTTGGGGCTGGAGAAGAAATGGCTGAATTGCTCCATTGAAAGATGCAGCAAATGTAAAATAAGAAGTACCTTATATTCAATGAGAAATAATATCGATAATGAATTGGCAAGGGCCAAGGAGAGTTGGATGGTCTCTGAAGTTAATTTCACAGATGCTAGGGATAAATTTATCCAAAGTTTGCTAAGTGACAAGCTTTTTGAGTGGTTGGTCTGTAAAGTTCATGGAGAGGGTAAAGGACCAGATATGTTGGATGGTGAAGGCCAAGGAGTTATACACTTGACTGCTGGTCTTGGTTATCAATGGGCCATGGGCCTTATAGTTGCTGCCAGTAACAATCCCAATTTCAGGGATGCACAAGGAAGAACAGGACTCCACTGGGCATCATATTTTGGGAG AGAAGAAACAGTCATCGAACTGGTTAGATTGGGTGTGGATCCAACTCTTGTTGATGATCCAACCTCAGCATTTCCTGGAGGACAAACTGCGGCTGATTTAGCATCAAGCCAAGGACATAAAGGAATAGCTGGGTTCTTGGCTGAAGCATTTTTAACTAGTCACCTTTCTTCATTAAATATCAAAGAAAATATAACAGATACTATTGATGCAACCATTGCAGCAGAAAAGCCAACTGAAGCTGCAGCCCAAGTTGCCTTTCCATTGGATGGCGGAGCAGATGATGGGTTTTCCTTGAAAGGAACTCTTGCTGCTGTCAGAAAATCAACTCTTGCAGCAGCTCTTATTCAAGCTGCCTACCGGTCTTCTTCATTCCGATATAGACAATTTCCTAAGAGCAATGATGATTCTGAAGTTTCACTTGACCTAGCTGCTCTTGGTCCTTTGAACAAATATCAACGGAGGAGTGATTTTGAAGATTATTTGCATTCTGCAGCTGCAAGGATCCAACAAAAGTATCGTGGCTGGAAGGGAAGAAAAGAATTTTTGAAGATACGTAATCGAATTGTAAAAATTCAG GCTCATGTGAGGGGACGTCAAGTACGCAGGCAGTATAAAAAGGTTATTTGGTCTGTTAGTATTGTTGAAAAAGCAATACTGCGATGGAGGCGAAAAAGATCTGGCTTGCGAGGATTTCGGTTGGAAAAGCTATGTGGAGATGTGATTCAGGGGACTGAAAAAACTGATGAGTATGAGTTTCTGAGGATTGGCCGCAAACAGAAATTTGCTGGAGTTGAAAAAGCGTTGGCAAGAGTCAAGTCCATGGTCCGAGACCCTGTAGCACGTGACCAGTACATGAGGCTAGTTACAAAATCTGAGAATCTCAAG ATGAATAATGGAGAGATTAATGTATCACCGCAAGATTTAAGTTGA
- the LOC110611368 gene encoding calmodulin-binding transcription activator 3 isoform X2 yields MLDGKLEHIVLVHYREVKEGYRSGVSHLLADRGTQVESPQPISAPSIAQTSSPAFTAQMSFASNPNEIERNGQTLSSEFEDVDSRDNVGACLTEQKIGSVSHNASLLAAEVEGFTMLSTNGVKFDHSTESSLWAEIPGSSKNAYHVHDQKFYVGQPRGADVITRKLTYSRIDSDVPDSVATGDRLINDVDDQAQAAIPQRSIQEHDFKLVPNSQFHDHSGSQTAASIAQVDNKPKDGGASTNELGELKKLDSFGRWMDKEIGGDCDDSLMASDSGNYWNTLGTENEDKEVSSLSHHMQLDIESLGPSLSQEQLFSIRDFSPDWAYSGVETKVLIVGTFLGSKKFSSETKWGCMFGEIEVSAEVLTDNVIRCQAPLHATGQVPFYVTCRNRLACSEVREFEYRENASRVASISNSSLQEEEQRFLVRLAKLLHLGLEKKWLNCSIERCSKCKIRSTLYSMRNNIDNELARAKESWMVSEVNFTDARDKFIQSLLSDKLFEWLVCKVHGEGKGPDMLDGEGQGVIHLTAGLGYQWAMGLIVAASNNPNFRDAQGRTGLHWASYFGREETVIELVRLGVDPTLVDDPTSAFPGGQTAADLASSQGHKGIAGFLAEAFLTSHLSSLNIKENITDTIDATIAAEKPTEAAAQVAFPLDGGADDGFSLKGTLAAVRKSTLAAALIQAAYRSSSFRYRQFPKSNDDSEVSLDLAALGPLNKYQRRSDFEDYLHSAAARIQQKYRGWKGRKEFLKIRNRIVKIQAHVRGRQVRRQYKKVIWSVSIVEKAILRWRRKRSGLRGFRLEKLCGDVIQGTEKTDEYEFLRIGRKQKFAGVEKALARVKSMVRDPVARDQYMRLVTKSENLKMNNGEINVSPQDLS; encoded by the exons ATGCTTGACGG GAAATTAGAGCATATTGTCCTTGTGCACTACAGAGAAGTAAAGGAG GGATACAGGTCTGGTGTATCTCATTTGCTAGCTGATCGAGGTACCCAGGTTGAAAGCCCTCAACCCATTTCTGCTCCTTCCATTGCACAAACATCCTCACCTGCTTTTACAGCTCAAATGTCTTTTGCATCAAATCCAAATGAAATTGAGCGGAATGGCCAAACATTGTCTTCAGAGTTTGAGGATGTTGATTCCAGAGATAATGTAGGAGCTTGTCTCACAGAACAAAAGATTGGTTCTGTGTCACATAATGCTTCTTTACTTGCAGCTGAAGTTGAAG GATTCACTATGTTATCAACAAATGGAGTGAAATTTGATCACAGCACTGAATCATCTTTGTGGGCTGAAATTCCTGGCTCCAGCAAGAATGCATATCATGTTCATGACCAGAAATTTTACGTTGGACAACCTAGAGGAGCTGATGTTATTACTCGTAAATTGACATATTCTAGAATAGACAGTGATGTTCCAGATTCTGTTGCTACTGGAGACAGATTGATCAATGATGTAGATGACCAAGCACAAGCAGCAATTCCTCAGAGATCAATTCAG GAACATGATTTTAAGTTGGTTCCTAATTCCCAGTTCCATGATCATTCTGGCTCTCAAACAGCTGCTTCTATTGCACAAGTGGATAACAAACCCAAAGATGGTGGTGCAAGTACTAATGAATTAGGAGAGCTAAAAAAACTTGACAGTTTTGGAAGATGGATGGACAAAGAAATTGGTGGAGATTGTGATGATTCTTTGATGGCCTCGGACTCTGGCAATTATTGGAATACGTTGGGTACTGAGAATGAAGATAAGGAAGTATCTAGTTTGTCACACCATATGCAGTTAGATATTGAATCATTGGGTCCTTCTCTTTCCCAGGAACAGTTATTTAGCATTCGAGATTTCTCTCCAGACTGGGCTTATTCTGGTGTTGAAACGAAG GTTCTAATCGTTGGTACATTTTTAGGGAGCAAGAAGTTTTCTAGTGAAACAAAATGGGGCTGTATGTTTGGTGAAATTGAAGTTTCTGCTGAAGTTCTCACAGATAATGTTATCAGATGTCAGGCCCCTCTTCATGCTACTGGGCAGGTCCCATTCTATGTTACCTGTCGTAACAGATTAGCTTGCAGTGAGGTGAGGGAATTCGAATATCGTGAAAATGCATCAAGAGTTGCATCCATATCTAACAGCAGTTTGCAAGAGGAAGAACAGCGCTTCCTAGTGCGTCTAGCAAAGTTGCTGCATTTGGGGCTGGAGAAGAAATGGCTGAATTGCTCCATTGAAAGATGCAGCAAATGTAAAATAAGAAGTACCTTATATTCAATGAGAAATAATATCGATAATGAATTGGCAAGGGCCAAGGAGAGTTGGATGGTCTCTGAAGTTAATTTCACAGATGCTAGGGATAAATTTATCCAAAGTTTGCTAAGTGACAAGCTTTTTGAGTGGTTGGTCTGTAAAGTTCATGGAGAGGGTAAAGGACCAGATATGTTGGATGGTGAAGGCCAAGGAGTTATACACTTGACTGCTGGTCTTGGTTATCAATGGGCCATGGGCCTTATAGTTGCTGCCAGTAACAATCCCAATTTCAGGGATGCACAAGGAAGAACAGGACTCCACTGGGCATCATATTTTGGGAG AGAAGAAACAGTCATCGAACTGGTTAGATTGGGTGTGGATCCAACTCTTGTTGATGATCCAACCTCAGCATTTCCTGGAGGACAAACTGCGGCTGATTTAGCATCAAGCCAAGGACATAAAGGAATAGCTGGGTTCTTGGCTGAAGCATTTTTAACTAGTCACCTTTCTTCATTAAATATCAAAGAAAATATAACAGATACTATTGATGCAACCATTGCAGCAGAAAAGCCAACTGAAGCTGCAGCCCAAGTTGCCTTTCCATTGGATGGCGGAGCAGATGATGGGTTTTCCTTGAAAGGAACTCTTGCTGCTGTCAGAAAATCAACTCTTGCAGCAGCTCTTATTCAAGCTGCCTACCGGTCTTCTTCATTCCGATATAGACAATTTCCTAAGAGCAATGATGATTCTGAAGTTTCACTTGACCTAGCTGCTCTTGGTCCTTTGAACAAATATCAACGGAGGAGTGATTTTGAAGATTATTTGCATTCTGCAGCTGCAAGGATCCAACAAAAGTATCGTGGCTGGAAGGGAAGAAAAGAATTTTTGAAGATACGTAATCGAATTGTAAAAATTCAG GCTCATGTGAGGGGACGTCAAGTACGCAGGCAGTATAAAAAGGTTATTTGGTCTGTTAGTATTGTTGAAAAAGCAATACTGCGATGGAGGCGAAAAAGATCTGGCTTGCGAGGATTTCGGTTGGAAAAGCTATGTGGAGATGTGATTCAGGGGACTGAAAAAACTGATGAGTATGAGTTTCTGAGGATTGGCCGCAAACAGAAATTTGCTGGAGTTGAAAAAGCGTTGGCAAGAGTCAAGTCCATGGTCCGAGACCCTGTAGCACGTGACCAGTACATGAGGCTAGTTACAAAATCTGAGAATCTCAAG ATGAATAATGGAGAGATTAATGTATCACCGCAAGATTTAAGTTGA
- the LOC110611368 gene encoding calmodulin-binding transcription activator 3 isoform X3 yields MSFASNPNEIERNGQTLSSEFEDVDSRDNVGACLTEQKIGSVSHNASLLAAEVEGFTMLSTNGVKFDHSTESSLWAEIPGSSKNAYHVHDQKFYVGQPRGADVITRKLTYSRIDSDVPDSVATGDRLINDVDDQAQAAIPQRSIQEHDFKLVPNSQFHDHSGSQTAASIAQVDNKPKDGGASTNELGELKKLDSFGRWMDKEIGGDCDDSLMASDSGNYWNTLGTENEDKEVSSLSHHMQLDIESLGPSLSQEQLFSIRDFSPDWAYSGVETKVLIVGTFLGSKKFSSETKWGCMFGEIEVSAEVLTDNVIRCQAPLHATGQVPFYVTCRNRLACSEVREFEYRENASRVASISNSSLQEEEQRFLVRLAKLLHLGLEKKWLNCSIERCSKCKIRSTLYSMRNNIDNELARAKESWMVSEVNFTDARDKFIQSLLSDKLFEWLVCKVHGEGKGPDMLDGEGQGVIHLTAGLGYQWAMGLIVAASNNPNFRDAQGRTGLHWASYFGREETVIELVRLGVDPTLVDDPTSAFPGGQTAADLASSQGHKGIAGFLAEAFLTSHLSSLNIKENITDTIDATIAAEKPTEAAAQVAFPLDGGADDGFSLKGTLAAVRKSTLAAALIQAAYRSSSFRYRQFPKSNDDSEVSLDLAALGPLNKYQRRSDFEDYLHSAAARIQQKYRGWKGRKEFLKIRNRIVKIQAHVRGRQVRRQYKKVIWSVSIVEKAILRWRRKRSGLRGFRLEKLCGDVIQGTEKTDEYEFLRIGRKQKFAGVEKALARVKSMVRDPVARDQYMRLVTKSENLKMNNGEINVSPQDLS; encoded by the exons ATGTCTTTTGCATCAAATCCAAATGAAATTGAGCGGAATGGCCAAACATTGTCTTCAGAGTTTGAGGATGTTGATTCCAGAGATAATGTAGGAGCTTGTCTCACAGAACAAAAGATTGGTTCTGTGTCACATAATGCTTCTTTACTTGCAGCTGAAGTTGAAG GATTCACTATGTTATCAACAAATGGAGTGAAATTTGATCACAGCACTGAATCATCTTTGTGGGCTGAAATTCCTGGCTCCAGCAAGAATGCATATCATGTTCATGACCAGAAATTTTACGTTGGACAACCTAGAGGAGCTGATGTTATTACTCGTAAATTGACATATTCTAGAATAGACAGTGATGTTCCAGATTCTGTTGCTACTGGAGACAGATTGATCAATGATGTAGATGACCAAGCACAAGCAGCAATTCCTCAGAGATCAATTCAG GAACATGATTTTAAGTTGGTTCCTAATTCCCAGTTCCATGATCATTCTGGCTCTCAAACAGCTGCTTCTATTGCACAAGTGGATAACAAACCCAAAGATGGTGGTGCAAGTACTAATGAATTAGGAGAGCTAAAAAAACTTGACAGTTTTGGAAGATGGATGGACAAAGAAATTGGTGGAGATTGTGATGATTCTTTGATGGCCTCGGACTCTGGCAATTATTGGAATACGTTGGGTACTGAGAATGAAGATAAGGAAGTATCTAGTTTGTCACACCATATGCAGTTAGATATTGAATCATTGGGTCCTTCTCTTTCCCAGGAACAGTTATTTAGCATTCGAGATTTCTCTCCAGACTGGGCTTATTCTGGTGTTGAAACGAAG GTTCTAATCGTTGGTACATTTTTAGGGAGCAAGAAGTTTTCTAGTGAAACAAAATGGGGCTGTATGTTTGGTGAAATTGAAGTTTCTGCTGAAGTTCTCACAGATAATGTTATCAGATGTCAGGCCCCTCTTCATGCTACTGGGCAGGTCCCATTCTATGTTACCTGTCGTAACAGATTAGCTTGCAGTGAGGTGAGGGAATTCGAATATCGTGAAAATGCATCAAGAGTTGCATCCATATCTAACAGCAGTTTGCAAGAGGAAGAACAGCGCTTCCTAGTGCGTCTAGCAAAGTTGCTGCATTTGGGGCTGGAGAAGAAATGGCTGAATTGCTCCATTGAAAGATGCAGCAAATGTAAAATAAGAAGTACCTTATATTCAATGAGAAATAATATCGATAATGAATTGGCAAGGGCCAAGGAGAGTTGGATGGTCTCTGAAGTTAATTTCACAGATGCTAGGGATAAATTTATCCAAAGTTTGCTAAGTGACAAGCTTTTTGAGTGGTTGGTCTGTAAAGTTCATGGAGAGGGTAAAGGACCAGATATGTTGGATGGTGAAGGCCAAGGAGTTATACACTTGACTGCTGGTCTTGGTTATCAATGGGCCATGGGCCTTATAGTTGCTGCCAGTAACAATCCCAATTTCAGGGATGCACAAGGAAGAACAGGACTCCACTGGGCATCATATTTTGGGAG AGAAGAAACAGTCATCGAACTGGTTAGATTGGGTGTGGATCCAACTCTTGTTGATGATCCAACCTCAGCATTTCCTGGAGGACAAACTGCGGCTGATTTAGCATCAAGCCAAGGACATAAAGGAATAGCTGGGTTCTTGGCTGAAGCATTTTTAACTAGTCACCTTTCTTCATTAAATATCAAAGAAAATATAACAGATACTATTGATGCAACCATTGCAGCAGAAAAGCCAACTGAAGCTGCAGCCCAAGTTGCCTTTCCATTGGATGGCGGAGCAGATGATGGGTTTTCCTTGAAAGGAACTCTTGCTGCTGTCAGAAAATCAACTCTTGCAGCAGCTCTTATTCAAGCTGCCTACCGGTCTTCTTCATTCCGATATAGACAATTTCCTAAGAGCAATGATGATTCTGAAGTTTCACTTGACCTAGCTGCTCTTGGTCCTTTGAACAAATATCAACGGAGGAGTGATTTTGAAGATTATTTGCATTCTGCAGCTGCAAGGATCCAACAAAAGTATCGTGGCTGGAAGGGAAGAAAAGAATTTTTGAAGATACGTAATCGAATTGTAAAAATTCAG GCTCATGTGAGGGGACGTCAAGTACGCAGGCAGTATAAAAAGGTTATTTGGTCTGTTAGTATTGTTGAAAAAGCAATACTGCGATGGAGGCGAAAAAGATCTGGCTTGCGAGGATTTCGGTTGGAAAAGCTATGTGGAGATGTGATTCAGGGGACTGAAAAAACTGATGAGTATGAGTTTCTGAGGATTGGCCGCAAACAGAAATTTGCTGGAGTTGAAAAAGCGTTGGCAAGAGTCAAGTCCATGGTCCGAGACCCTGTAGCACGTGACCAGTACATGAGGCTAGTTACAAAATCTGAGAATCTCAAG ATGAATAATGGAGAGATTAATGTATCACCGCAAGATTTAAGTTGA